A region from the Stutzerimonas stutzeri genome encodes:
- the yedA gene encoding drug/metabolite exporter YedA has product MSSRRFPLLLVGAFLALYLIWGSTYFVIKLGVQAWPPMLLAGLRFVIAGTLMFGWLRWRGVPMPTAKEWRACAIVGFLLLSCGNGGVTIAEHLGVASAVAALAIATVPLFALLFGLIWSQRTTGLEWGGIVLGLVGIGLLNLGHNLQASPLGAVLVLLAAASWAFGSMWSRHLSLPSGAMASAAQMLIGGAVLLAGSLASGERLEQAPDAAGWFALAYLTLLGSIVAFSAYLYLLKHVRPAAATSYAYVNPVVAVLLGVTFAGERIGTEEWLAMTVIISAVVLIGLPQWRKPPAAASAKAV; this is encoded by the coding sequence ATGTCTTCGCGCCGCTTCCCGCTGCTGCTCGTGGGCGCTTTCCTCGCGCTCTACCTGATCTGGGGCTCCACCTACTTCGTGATCAAACTGGGAGTCCAGGCCTGGCCGCCGATGCTGCTGGCCGGGCTGCGCTTCGTCATCGCCGGAACCCTGATGTTCGGCTGGCTGCGCTGGCGTGGAGTGCCGATGCCAACGGCGAAGGAGTGGCGTGCTTGTGCGATCGTAGGCTTCTTGCTGCTCAGCTGCGGTAACGGCGGGGTGACCATTGCCGAGCACCTTGGCGTGGCGTCGGCCGTGGCGGCGTTGGCCATCGCCACCGTGCCGCTGTTCGCGCTACTGTTCGGCTTGATCTGGAGCCAGCGCACCACCGGGCTGGAATGGGGTGGTATCGTGCTCGGCCTGGTGGGGATCGGCCTGCTCAATCTCGGCCACAACCTGCAGGCAAGCCCGCTTGGGGCCGTGCTGGTCTTGCTGGCGGCGGCAAGCTGGGCGTTCGGTTCGATGTGGAGCCGCCATCTCAGCCTGCCGAGCGGAGCCATGGCCAGCGCGGCGCAAATGCTCATCGGCGGAGCCGTCTTGCTGGCGGGCAGCCTTGCCAGCGGCGAGCGCCTTGAACAAGCACCCGATGCCGCAGGCTGGTTCGCCTTGGCTTATCTGACACTGCTCGGCTCCATCGTCGCCTTCAGCGCCTATCTCTACCTGCTCAAGCATGTGCGACCCGCCGCGGCTACCAGCTACGCCTATGTCAATCCGGTGGTAGCCGTGCTGCTGGGGGTGACGTTCGCCGGGGAACGGATCGGTACCGAAGAATGGTTGGCAATGACAGTCATCATATCTGCAGTGGTATTGATCGGCCTGCCGCAGTGGCGCAAACCGCCAGCTGCCGCCAGTGCTAAAGCCGTCTGA
- a CDS encoding M24 family metallopeptidase, with amino-acid sequence MTIGVGGSTQEEALGRLRHMLEGVEPIAAAEYQARIDKAQERMRHLGLDAIFLSAGANLEYFTGVRWSPSERMVGALLPANGALQYLAPAFEQGTIRDFMVVEGAINGWQEHESPYRLLLDCLQRMGIVPNTSLRPRIGLCPSLPFFMFDGLRLLDPGYAFTDASVVTAYCRQRKSAAELALMQRAKDMTLAVHEAAASILHEGISTTEVVRFIEHAHRAVGASGSTFCIVLFGEASAFPHGVKYPQTLKRGDMVLIDTGCYVHSYQSDITRSYVFGEPDERQRALWAFEKDAQLAAFAAARLGARCEEVDAAARHSLEASGLGPGYQLPGLPHRTGHGIGLEIHESPYLVQGDQTPIEVGMCFSNEPMICVPGEFGIRLEDHFYMSEEGPRWFTEPSHSIDDPFGLDR; translated from the coding sequence ATGACCATCGGTGTCGGCGGCAGTACGCAAGAGGAGGCGCTCGGGCGCTTGCGCCATATGCTCGAAGGCGTCGAGCCGATCGCTGCGGCCGAGTACCAGGCGCGTATCGACAAGGCGCAGGAACGCATGCGGCATCTCGGCCTGGATGCGATCTTTCTCAGCGCCGGGGCCAACCTCGAATATTTCACCGGGGTGCGATGGTCTCCGAGCGAGCGCATGGTTGGTGCGTTGCTGCCCGCTAACGGTGCGCTGCAGTACCTTGCACCCGCATTCGAACAAGGCACGATTCGCGATTTCATGGTCGTCGAGGGCGCGATCAACGGCTGGCAGGAGCACGAAAGTCCCTATCGGCTGTTGCTCGACTGCTTGCAGCGCATGGGGATCGTCCCGAACACCAGCCTGCGCCCACGGATAGGTCTCTGCCCGTCGTTGCCGTTCTTCATGTTCGATGGCCTGCGCCTGCTCGATCCCGGTTACGCGTTCACCGATGCAAGCGTGGTGACCGCCTATTGCCGGCAACGAAAATCAGCCGCCGAGCTGGCGTTGATGCAGCGGGCCAAGGACATGACGCTGGCCGTGCACGAGGCCGCCGCGAGCATTCTTCATGAGGGAATCAGCACCACCGAAGTGGTCCGCTTTATCGAGCATGCACACCGAGCGGTGGGCGCGTCGGGTTCGACCTTCTGCATCGTGCTGTTCGGCGAGGCGAGTGCCTTTCCCCACGGCGTGAAATATCCGCAGACGCTCAAGCGAGGCGATATGGTGCTGATCGACACCGGTTGTTACGTGCACAGCTACCAGTCGGATATCACGCGCAGTTACGTATTCGGCGAGCCGGACGAGCGTCAGCGGGCGCTCTGGGCATTCGAAAAAGACGCCCAGCTGGCAGCTTTCGCCGCAGCGCGACTCGGCGCTCGCTGTGAAGAGGTCGACGCGGCGGCTCGCCATAGCCTGGAAGCTTCCGGCCTGGGGCCTGGCTATCAACTGCCGGGGCTGCCCCACCGAACCGGCCACGGAATTGGCCTCGAGATCCACGAGAGTCCCTATCTGGTGCAGGGCGACCAGACACCTATCGAGGTGGGCATGTGCTTCAGTAATGAGCCGATGATCTGTGTACCCGGCGAGTTCGGTATTCGCCTGGAGGATCATTTCTACATGAGTGAAGAGGGGCCGCGCTGGTTCACCGAGCCGAGTCATAGCATCGACGATCCCTTCGGGCTGGACCGCTGA
- the nrfD gene encoding NrfD/PsrC family molybdoenzyme membrane anchor subunit, with amino-acid sequence MSETPHFLPQGMPLGAVSERVLDLPTDFNRYRRAWWMLFTISCLLLGVFVVAAAVALWRGVGVWGNNIPVNWGFAILNYMWWLGIGHAGTFISALLLLLNRPWRNSLNRLAELMTLMAVVCAGVYPILHLGRPWLFYWTAPYPNTMELWPQFKSPTAWDFFAVLGYLGVSLLFLYVGSIPDFASARDRATKRHYQYFYGLLALGWRGAASHWSHWRRTYRFIALLAVPLVFSVSSGYSFLLDLAPETGWHSTVFPPYFVAGAVFSGFAMVIVIALGLRRFFGWHELITNSHLDKLGLLLLATSWMTSYGYFAEPFIAFYSGKEHEILVTMNRIAGPTAWSFWTAIFFNLVVTQALWWPAVRRNGRAMLVIALGVLVGMWCERYMLIIQPPTRDYLVSSWQAYSPSFWDWALFVGTFGLFMVPFSLFMRFLPMISTFELKEVLHRYRGGASE; translated from the coding sequence ATGTCTGAGACACCGCATTTCCTGCCGCAAGGGATGCCGCTTGGCGCGGTGTCGGAGCGGGTGCTCGATCTACCGACCGACTTCAACCGCTACCGGCGGGCCTGGTGGATGCTGTTCACCATCAGCTGCCTGCTGCTGGGTGTGTTCGTCGTCGCCGCTGCGGTGGCGTTGTGGAGAGGCGTCGGCGTGTGGGGCAACAACATCCCGGTGAACTGGGGCTTCGCCATCCTCAACTACATGTGGTGGCTGGGCATCGGCCACGCCGGCACGTTCATCTCGGCTTTGCTGCTGTTGCTCAACCGCCCGTGGCGCAACTCGCTCAACCGCCTTGCCGAGCTGATGACGCTGATGGCCGTCGTCTGCGCCGGGGTCTATCCGATCCTGCACCTGGGACGGCCCTGGCTGTTCTACTGGACCGCGCCATACCCCAACACCATGGAGCTCTGGCCACAGTTCAAGAGCCCGACGGCCTGGGACTTTTTCGCGGTGCTGGGTTACCTCGGCGTGTCGCTGCTGTTTCTCTATGTCGGTTCCATCCCTGATTTCGCTTCGGCGCGCGATCGCGCCACCAAGCGGCACTACCAATACTTCTACGGGCTGCTCGCGCTCGGCTGGCGCGGCGCGGCTTCGCACTGGAGCCACTGGCGCCGCACCTACCGATTCATCGCACTGCTGGCGGTGCCGTTGGTGTTCTCGGTGTCCAGTGGCTACTCGTTCCTGCTCGATCTGGCGCCGGAAACGGGCTGGCACTCGACCGTCTTTCCGCCGTATTTCGTCGCCGGTGCGGTGTTCTCCGGTTTCGCCATGGTAATCGTCATCGCGCTCGGGTTGCGGCGGTTCTTCGGTTGGCACGAGCTGATCACCAATAGCCACCTGGACAAGCTCGGCCTGCTATTGCTGGCGACCAGCTGGATGACCAGTTACGGCTATTTCGCCGAACCCTTCATCGCGTTCTACTCAGGCAAGGAACACGAAATCCTGGTGACCATGAACCGCATCGCCGGCCCCACCGCCTGGAGCTTCTGGACGGCGATCTTCTTCAATCTGGTGGTGACCCAGGCGCTGTGGTGGCCGGCGGTGCGGCGCAACGGCCGGGCCATGCTGGTCATCGCCCTCGGCGTACTGGTGGGCATGTGGTGCGAGCGCTACATGCTGATCATCCAACCGCCGACCCGCGATTACCTGGTTTCCAGTTGGCAAGCGTACAGCCCGTCGTTCTGGGACTGGGCACTGTTCGTCGGCACCTTCGGCCTGTTCATGGTGCCGTTCTCGCTGTTCATGCGCTTCCTGCCGATGATCTCCACCTTCGAGCTCAAGGAAGTGCTGCATCGCTACCGTGGAGGCGCCAGTGAGTAA
- a CDS encoding c-type cytochrome, with amino-acid sequence MIRWSLLCALLLGLVGCDDMAEQPRAAAQEASTFFPDGKVNQVPPAGTVARGDLAWEAVLAERPALTVTLMQHGRERFEIYCTPCHGVAGDGNGTVVNRGFPRPPDFAEPRLVAAPDRHFMDVIAHGYGQMYSYAARVLPADRWAIVGYIRALQFSRRAEIGGLPEIDRDTLERLP; translated from the coding sequence ATGATTCGCTGGTCATTGCTCTGTGCGCTGCTGCTGGGCCTGGTCGGTTGCGACGACATGGCCGAGCAGCCGCGTGCCGCTGCGCAGGAAGCCAGCACGTTCTTCCCGGACGGCAAGGTCAACCAGGTACCGCCCGCCGGCACCGTTGCCCGCGGAGACCTGGCCTGGGAAGCCGTACTGGCCGAGCGACCCGCGCTGACGGTGACGCTGATGCAGCATGGCCGGGAGCGCTTCGAGATTTACTGCACGCCTTGCCATGGCGTGGCGGGCGATGGCAACGGCACCGTGGTCAATCGCGGTTTTCCGCGGCCCCCGGATTTCGCCGAGCCCAGGCTCGTCGCGGCGCCCGATCGACATTTCATGGACGTCATCGCCCACGGCTACGGCCAGATGTACAGCTATGCCGCACGCGTGCTGCCCGCCGATCGGTGGGCCATCGTCGGCTATATCCGCGCGTTGCAGTTCAGCCGTCGCGCCGAGATTGGCGGCCTGCCTGAAATCGACCGCGACACTTTGGAGCGCCTGCCATGA
- a CDS encoding MFS transporter → MPAAKTPAANDTVFILSLVIFNFISFISIGIPLASLPGYIHENLGFSTAIAGIVIGAQYLTTLLCRPLAGRLADERGAKKTVLIGMASGLSSGLLLLISALLSSWPTASLAVMLGSRLILGFAQSLIGISAITWGISRLGPESTARMISWNGVAAYGGVGIGAPLGVYLEQSLGLWSLGVVTMLLAASGLALAWRRGDAPLNPGERLPFGKVLWKVAPPGLSLSLATIGYGTLTAFIALYYSSRGWEGAAWCLTAFAFAFIGTRLLFPNLINRVGGYSVAVVCLVVEIFGLTMLWLAEAPSVALAGSALTGCGLSLLYPALGVGVVSRVGAVNRSSGLSVFAMFFDLALGLSGAIMGALAVYIGMQNIFLGAAAMAVAGLAIVWVLLKQERKAEG, encoded by the coding sequence ATGCCCGCTGCGAAAACCCCTGCCGCCAACGACACCGTCTTCATCCTTTCCCTGGTGATCTTCAATTTCATCTCGTTCATCTCCATCGGCATTCCACTGGCGTCTTTGCCGGGCTACATCCATGAAAACCTCGGGTTCAGCACCGCCATTGCAGGCATCGTCATTGGTGCGCAGTACCTGACGACCTTGCTATGCCGCCCACTTGCCGGTCGGCTGGCCGACGAGCGTGGCGCGAAGAAGACGGTGTTGATCGGTATGGCTTCAGGTCTGAGCAGCGGTTTGCTGCTGCTGATTTCGGCGTTGCTGTCGTCTTGGCCCACAGCGAGCCTGGCCGTGATGCTGGGGAGCCGCCTGATTCTGGGGTTTGCCCAGAGCCTAATCGGCATCTCGGCCATCACCTGGGGGATCAGCCGTCTGGGACCGGAAAGCACCGCACGGATGATCTCCTGGAACGGTGTCGCTGCTTATGGCGGGGTGGGTATCGGCGCGCCGCTGGGTGTGTATCTGGAACAATCGCTGGGCTTGTGGAGCCTGGGCGTGGTGACAATGCTGCTCGCGGCGAGCGGATTGGCACTGGCCTGGCGCCGGGGCGACGCGCCGCTCAACCCGGGCGAGCGCTTACCGTTCGGCAAGGTACTGTGGAAAGTCGCTCCGCCTGGCCTGAGCCTGTCGCTGGCCACCATTGGCTACGGCACGCTGACCGCCTTCATTGCGCTGTACTACAGCTCGCGCGGCTGGGAAGGCGCCGCCTGGTGCCTGACGGCCTTCGCCTTCGCTTTTATCGGAACCCGGTTGCTGTTCCCCAACCTGATCAACCGTGTCGGTGGCTATTCGGTTGCGGTGGTCTGCCTGGTGGTGGAGATTTTCGGGCTGACGATGCTCTGGCTTGCCGAGGCGCCGAGCGTGGCCCTGGCCGGTTCGGCGCTGACCGGATGCGGCCTGTCCTTGCTCTATCCGGCGCTGGGCGTGGGCGTGGTCTCTCGCGTCGGGGCCGTCAACCGCAGTTCAGGCCTCAGTGTCTTCGCCATGTTCTTCGACCTCGCGCTGGGCCTGTCTGGTGCAATCATGGGCGCGCTGGCCGTCTACATCGGCATGCAGAACATTTTTCTCGGCGCGGCGGCGATGGCCGTGGCTGGCCTTGCGATCGTCTGGGTGTTGCTCAAGCAGGAGCGCAAGGCCGAAGGATGA
- a CDS encoding DUF3341 domain-containing protein: MSKRHYGLLADFAHPDAMLDAARAARAAGYRRIEAYSPFPVEGIEEVLEHRSNRPYWFGVVGALVGVAIGLGMQIYANLSYPLEIGGRPLIALQSFSIVTFLLMVSFATIFAVFGLLWLCRLPLLWHPLHDASAFDRTTDDRFLLCIRADDPLYDETGTALWLAERAVSVTEVPA; encoded by the coding sequence GTGAGTAAGCGCCATTACGGCCTGCTGGCCGATTTCGCCCATCCCGATGCGATGCTTGACGCCGCGCGCGCCGCACGTGCGGCGGGCTATCGGCGGATCGAAGCCTACAGCCCGTTCCCCGTAGAAGGGATCGAGGAGGTGCTCGAACACCGCAGCAATCGTCCTTACTGGTTTGGCGTGGTGGGTGCGCTGGTGGGCGTCGCCATCGGGCTGGGCATGCAGATTTACGCCAACCTCAGCTACCCGCTGGAGATCGGCGGGCGGCCGCTGATCGCCTTGCAGAGTTTCAGCATCGTCACCTTTCTGCTGATGGTCAGCTTCGCGACGATCTTCGCCGTGTTCGGCCTGCTCTGGTTGTGCCGGCTTCCCTTGCTCTGGCACCCGCTGCATGACGCGAGCGCGTTCGATCGCACCACCGATGATCGCTTTCTGCTCTGCATACGCGCTGACGATCCGCTGTACGACGAGACCGGGACGGCGCTCTGGCTGGCCGAGCGCGCGGTGTCGGTGACCGAGGTGCCGGCATGA
- a CDS encoding general stress protein produces the protein MSNDKSGNPGNFANDREKASEAGQKGGHNSGGNFANDPQRASEAGQKGGQNSGGNFANDREKASEAGQKGGHNSGGNFANDREKASEAGKKGGQNSHGGGRNS, from the coding sequence ATGTCGAATGATAAGAGCGGAAATCCGGGCAACTTTGCTAATGATCGCGAGAAGGCTTCCGAAGCTGGACAAAAGGGCGGCCACAACAGCGGCGGCAACTTTGCAAACGATCCGCAGCGCGCCTCTGAAGCTGGCCAGAAAGGCGGCCAGAACAGCGGCGGCAACTTCGCCAATGACCGTGAGAAGGCGTCAGAAGCCGGCCAGAAGGGTGGTCATAACAGCGGCGGCAACTTCGCTAACGATCGTGAAAAAGCGTCCGAAGCTGGCAAGAAAGGCGGCCAGAACAGCCACGGCGGCGGTCGCAATTCGTAA
- a CDS encoding TAT-variant-translocated molybdopterin oxidoreductase gives MDRTPLDYAAIRQRLEGQHGPRYWRSLEELADEPAFAAFVEAEFPSIAPEMDRRRFLQLMGASMAMAGLAGCGQEPEAGVPYVVQPEKVIPGEARWYASAVPFAGYAQPVLGRTHVGRPTKLEGNPDHPLSQGAATAFTQAAILQLYDPDRSQAPRHEGHISTWNAFQRTAVEQATRADAAQGAGLHVLMGANSSPTLQRQFAAMVERWPKAKLYRFEPWEGDTYAASERALGHPLETHYRFEQAEWVVSFEHDWLGPGPRELPQAIAWSERKRRAARGEGEARLVVVESLSTVTGAKAANRRRVEASQLRAYVQALVAALGGDAAPSLPGDARQWIDELAGQLRARRGRCLITAGEFAPLDVQAAVHWLNQQLGNVGKTVRYTEPVTWLEAGGQRLSGLPELVAAMQDGEVETLLMLDCNPAHTAPGGLTFTDALSRVPLRIHAGLYYDETAAQSHWHLPLTHALDGWCDSRAADGSVCLTQPLVRPFYSSRTQAEVLALMMGDLSPDALALVRQTWQTLDDDAWRKALELGYIRDSAFAPVEVSAGAPRWDASDTSEAVGLTVLFRPDPSIWDGRFANLGWLQELPKPISKLTWDNVIGVSPALAEREGIASGDRLRVTLERNVVEGPAWIMPGQADDTLSLFGGYGRDRAGRVGDGLGYDVSPLRTAEHPWMREGAQLTQLERHIKLASTQPHHVLQGKELIRSHLREAAYDEVAPKPEQVTLYPPPKQADTAWGMVIDLDQCIGCNACVVACQAENNIPVVGKEQVEMGRNMHWLRVDHYYGGDPREPTSAFQPVPCMHCDQAPCEVGCPVNATVHGPDGLNEQIYNRCIGTRTCSSYCPYKVRRFNWFDLTGDDPPSIQHQRNPNVTVRSRGVMEKCTYCVQRISEARIAARIENREIRDGEVKTACQQTCPTQAIVFGNLQDPDAEVNRERHTRRHYALLEELNTRPKTTYLGLVEEPAILPGDHERLELRSAKGERDV, from the coding sequence ATGGATCGCACGCCGCTCGACTACGCCGCCATCCGCCAACGTCTCGAAGGTCAGCACGGGCCGCGCTACTGGCGCAGCCTCGAGGAGCTGGCCGACGAACCGGCGTTTGCCGCATTCGTCGAGGCGGAGTTCCCCAGCATCGCGCCGGAAATGGACCGTCGCCGCTTCCTCCAGTTGATGGGCGCCTCCATGGCAATGGCCGGTTTGGCCGGCTGTGGCCAGGAGCCGGAGGCAGGCGTGCCCTATGTCGTGCAACCGGAGAAGGTCATTCCCGGCGAGGCGCGCTGGTATGCCAGCGCGGTTCCGTTTGCCGGCTATGCGCAACCGGTGCTCGGGCGGACCCATGTCGGCCGCCCGACCAAGCTCGAAGGGAACCCTGACCATCCGCTCAGCCAGGGCGCTGCCACCGCTTTCACCCAGGCGGCCATCTTGCAGCTGTACGATCCGGACCGCTCCCAGGCGCCTCGCCATGAAGGGCATATCAGCACCTGGAACGCCTTTCAGCGTACGGCGGTGGAGCAGGCGACCCGCGCCGATGCTGCCCAGGGCGCCGGCCTGCATGTGCTGATGGGCGCCAATAGCTCGCCGACCTTGCAGCGCCAGTTCGCCGCCATGGTCGAGCGCTGGCCCAAGGCGAAGCTGTACCGCTTCGAGCCCTGGGAAGGCGATACCTATGCCGCCAGCGAACGAGCGCTGGGGCATCCGCTGGAAACCCACTATCGGTTCGAACAGGCCGAGTGGGTGGTGAGTTTCGAACATGACTGGCTCGGGCCAGGGCCACGCGAATTACCGCAGGCGATCGCCTGGAGCGAGCGCAAGCGAAGGGCCGCTCGCGGAGAAGGCGAAGCGCGCCTGGTCGTGGTGGAGTCCTTGTCCACGGTGACTGGTGCCAAGGCGGCCAACCGGCGGCGGGTCGAGGCATCGCAGCTACGCGCCTACGTACAGGCGTTGGTGGCCGCGCTTGGCGGTGACGCTGCGCCGAGCTTGCCAGGCGATGCGCGCCAATGGATCGATGAGTTGGCCGGGCAACTTCGGGCACGGCGCGGCCGCTGCCTGATCACCGCCGGTGAGTTCGCGCCGTTGGACGTTCAGGCCGCGGTGCATTGGCTCAATCAGCAGCTCGGCAACGTGGGCAAAACCGTTCGATACACCGAGCCGGTGACCTGGCTCGAAGCCGGAGGGCAGCGTCTTTCCGGCTTGCCGGAGCTGGTGGCCGCAATGCAGGACGGTGAGGTTGAAACCCTGCTGATGCTCGACTGCAATCCGGCGCACACGGCACCGGGTGGCCTGACTTTCACCGACGCCCTGAGCCGGGTACCGCTGCGCATTCATGCCGGCCTCTATTACGACGAAACGGCGGCTCAAAGCCATTGGCATCTGCCGTTGACCCACGCACTGGATGGCTGGTGCGACAGCCGCGCCGCCGATGGCAGTGTCTGCCTGACACAACCGTTAGTGCGGCCCTTCTACAGCAGCCGCACCCAGGCCGAGGTGCTGGCGCTGATGATGGGCGACCTGTCGCCAGACGCCCTGGCCCTGGTGCGGCAGACCTGGCAGACGCTGGACGACGATGCCTGGCGCAAGGCGCTGGAACTCGGGTACATCCGCGACAGTGCCTTTGCACCGGTCGAGGTCAGCGCAGGAGCGCCACGCTGGGACGCCTCGGATACCTCCGAAGCGGTCGGTCTGACCGTGCTGTTCCGGCCCGATCCGAGCATCTGGGACGGGCGCTTCGCCAATCTCGGCTGGCTTCAAGAGTTGCCCAAGCCGATCAGCAAGCTCACCTGGGACAATGTCATCGGTGTTTCACCGGCACTGGCCGAGCGGGAAGGGATCGCCAGCGGCGACCGCCTGCGTGTCACCCTCGAGCGTAACGTGGTCGAGGGGCCTGCCTGGATCATGCCGGGACAGGCCGATGACACGCTGAGCCTGTTCGGCGGCTACGGGCGGGACCGCGCCGGGCGGGTCGGCGATGGGCTTGGTTACGATGTATCGCCCCTGCGTACCGCCGAGCACCCCTGGATGCGGGAGGGCGCGCAGCTGACCCAGCTGGAACGGCATATCAAGTTGGCGTCGACCCAGCCGCATCACGTCCTGCAGGGCAAGGAACTGATCCGCAGCCACCTGCGCGAGGCAGCCTACGATGAAGTCGCGCCGAAGCCGGAACAGGTCACGCTGTATCCGCCGCCGAAGCAGGCCGACACCGCCTGGGGCATGGTCATCGATCTGGACCAGTGCATCGGCTGCAACGCCTGCGTAGTGGCCTGCCAGGCCGAGAACAACATACCGGTGGTGGGCAAGGAACAGGTCGAGATGGGGCGCAACATGCACTGGCTGCGCGTCGACCATTATTACGGCGGCGACCCACGCGAACCGACCTCGGCTTTCCAGCCGGTGCCCTGCATGCATTGCGACCAGGCGCCGTGCGAAGTGGGTTGCCCGGTCAACGCGACCGTGCACGGCCCGGATGGGCTGAACGAGCAGATCTATAACCGCTGCATCGGCACGCGCACCTGCTCGTCGTACTGCCCGTACAAGGTGCGTCGCTTCAACTGGTTCGATCTTACCGGTGACGATCCGCCCTCGATCCAGCATCAGCGCAACCCCAATGTCACGGTGCGCTCGCGCGGCGTCATGGAAAAGTGCACCTACTGCGTGCAGCGCATCAGCGAAGCGCGAATCGCCGCCCGTATCGAGAATCGGGAGATCCGCGATGGCGAGGTGAAAACAGCCTGTCAGCAGACCTGCCCGACCCAGGCGATCGTTTTCGGCAACCTTCAGGATCCGGACGCAGAGGTCAACCGCGAACGCCACACCAGGCGCCACTACGCGCTGCTCGAAGAACTCAACACCCGGCCCAAGACGACCTACCTGGGCCTGGTAGAGGAGCCGGCGATATTGCCGGGCGATCACGAGCGCCTGGAGTTGCGCTCGGCCAAGGGGGAACGTGATGTCTGA
- a CDS encoding cupin domain-containing protein: protein MTVDRIGERLRRHRRAANKTLNQVAQESGLTASFLSQAERNLTGISISSLANIAKSLGVPLNSLFDQPSQAQPDSHQGERVRYTIEGQPLTYERLSTNFPGNLLNAVKVSMPVGYQSELIAHEGAEFAYVLSGRIVYTVDGRDYPLACGDSIHFDAGKPHHLANIGDQVAEVLTVTTMGLFDDLATR, encoded by the coding sequence ATGACAGTCGATCGCATCGGTGAGCGTTTACGCCGGCACAGACGAGCCGCGAACAAGACCCTGAACCAGGTTGCCCAGGAGTCCGGGCTGACGGCGAGCTTCCTCTCCCAGGCCGAGCGCAACCTCACGGGCATCTCGATATCGTCGTTGGCAAACATCGCCAAGTCACTCGGCGTTCCGCTCAACTCACTGTTCGACCAGCCCAGCCAGGCACAACCGGACTCGCATCAGGGCGAGCGCGTGCGCTACACCATCGAGGGCCAGCCGTTGACCTACGAACGGCTGTCGACGAACTTTCCGGGCAATCTGCTCAACGCCGTCAAGGTCAGTATGCCGGTGGGTTACCAGTCCGAACTAATCGCTCATGAAGGCGCCGAATTCGCCTATGTACTGTCCGGGCGAATCGTCTACACAGTCGACGGTCGCGACTATCCGCTGGCTTGCGGCGACTCCATTCACTTCGATGCGGGCAAACCCCATCACCTGGCCAACATCGGCGATCAGGTTGCCGAAGTGCTCACCGTCACCACCATGGGCCTGTTCGACGACCTGGCCACTCGTTAA
- a CDS encoding cytochrome c3 family protein, with protein sequence MAQIFPRSADMWLRLALLILFGGLVLLFVALAVLDRSDYNTGKGWVVRQPVPFSHEHHAGALKIDCRYCHDSVEVSAVAGLPPTDTCMSCHSQIWTGAEMLAPVRQSLVEGKPLRWNRVAELPDYVYFQHNVHVNAGVGCETCHGQVDTMPLMYRAETFTMSWCLDCHQDPAPRLRPRAAVTTMGWKTEHDRRAVGERMIEEHHVDTENLTHCYICHR encoded by the coding sequence ATGGCCCAGATTTTTCCTCGTTCGGCTGACATGTGGCTGCGCCTGGCCTTGCTCATCCTGTTTGGCGGGCTGGTCTTGCTGTTCGTGGCGCTCGCGGTGCTGGACCGCTCCGATTACAACACCGGCAAGGGCTGGGTGGTGCGCCAACCGGTGCCTTTCAGCCATGAACACCACGCGGGTGCGCTGAAGATCGATTGCCGCTACTGCCACGACAGCGTCGAAGTCAGCGCCGTGGCGGGGCTGCCACCGACTGACACCTGCATGAGTTGTCACTCGCAGATCTGGACGGGCGCCGAGATGCTTGCGCCAGTGCGCCAGAGCCTGGTCGAAGGTAAGCCGCTGCGCTGGAATCGCGTAGCCGAGCTGCCGGACTACGTCTATTTCCAGCACAACGTCCACGTCAACGCCGGGGTGGGTTGTGAGACCTGCCATGGCCAGGTCGACACCATGCCGCTGATGTATCGAGCGGAGACCTTCACCATGAGCTGGTGTCTGGATTGTCACCAGGACCCCGCGCCGCGGCTGCGGCCACGCGCTGCGGTGACCACCATGGGCTGGAAGACCGAGCACGACCGTCGTGCGGTGGGCGAGCGAATGATCGAGGAGCACCACGTCGACACCGAAAACCTGACCCACTGTTATATCTGTCACAGGTAA